The window CTCAAATTTAAATACAATTAGACATAATCTATCAAGCAGTTGGAAGGATGATAAAGATCCTTTTAGCATCAACCAGCTAGGGCATCCTTATCAAGGTTCTATGTATCATGGTTTCGCGCGATCTGCGGGGCTGAACTATTGGGAGTCCTTAGGTTATACGCTAGGCGGTAGCGCCTTCTGGGAGATAGCGGGTGAAAAAGTACCACCTTCCAAAAATGATATGATTTCAACAGGATTCGGTGGTTCTTTTCTCGGCGAGGCATTATTTAGAATGTCAAACTTAGTGCTTGAGCGAGGCGGTAGCACGCCAAGTGTCTGGCGTGAGGCAGGCGCCGCAATGATCTCACCATCCGCTGGTTTCAACCGATTTGCTTTAGGCGATAGGTTTGATGCAGTTTTTGCAAGCAATGATCCTGCTTACTACAGCCGCTTGCAGCTTGGCATTAGCAACACCGTGAGTGGTAGCCCAGGCACTGCAGATGAAATTAAACGTAATGATGGCCAATTAGATTTCGTACTAGGTTATGGTCTGCCAGGCAAGCCAGGCTACACTTATACACGCCCTTTTGACTATTTTGTTTTTCAAAGTACGGCTTCAACTGCTAATGTATTTGAAAATTTAATGACGCGTGGCCTACTGTTTGGTACTGAGTACCAAGCGGGTGATAATTATCGTGGCATATGGGGTTTATATGGCAGCTATGATTACATTTCACCGCAAACTTTTCGAATTTCCAGCACAGCCTTATCATTAGGTACCACTGGGCAGTTATGGCTGAGTGAATCAATTGCGTTACAAAGTACAATCATGGGCGGTTTAGGCTATGCAGCGGTAGGTACCAATAATGGTAAAACTGAAGAAGATTATCACTATGGTGTGGCGCCACAGGGCTTAGTGGAGTTACGTGCTATTTTTGGCAAAAAAGCTTCTTTAGATTTTACTGGTCGCGAATATTTTGTCAGTGATGTCGATAATGAACACCAAGGTGGGCATGACAACATTGTGCGCGCAGATGTTGCTTTTACTTACCGCATTCAAGAAAAACATGCAGTTTCAATCAAATATCAGTGGAATCAGCGTGATGCAACTTTCTCTAATCTTGATGACAGAAAGCAATCAACTGGTACATTAGGTATCTACTACACTTTCCTAGGGCATGATGGTTTTGGTGAAACAGACTGGCGCTAAGGTTTTAGTACCAGTCTGTTTTGTATTGAAGGTCTATATGTTTATTACTGCATCGCTTACTCACTCACTTTGAATTGAGAAGCGCTTATCGATTATCTCTACGATCATCATGATCATTACCATGATCATTCCTACCGTCGTCATGATCATGATGCTCATTACCCTCATGACGGCCGGAATCTCGATGATGTCCGTCATCGTATCCTCGTACATAGCAACCACTCAAACCAATGACCATTAGGCTTAAAACCAGTAATAATTTTTTCATAGTAAATCCTTTTTTTTTAATGAGTTAGTTATGCTCACTCGCCTCATCTTTAATCGCTTTGCCGCCTTTTTCAATGTCTTTTCCAGCGCCTTCTACAGTATTACAACCTGTTAATGCCGCTATGCTGCCTATTAGAAATACGGTAGTAAGCATTAATGCAAAAGTTTTTTTAAACATGATGAATCTCCTTAATATAAAGCTAGTACACAATAATTTCACAAATAGATTAACTTTCTTGAAACAATCACGTACTAGGTATTGGTGAATTTGGAATTACTCTTTTTTAAGTAACAAACTATTTTCAACTGATTTAACGCCTTCGATTTCAGAGGCAATTTTTCCAGCTTGTTTAATCTGATCTTCTGTTTCAACAAAACCACTTAACAAAACCACGCCGTGATTAGTTTTTACGCTGACTTTTAAGCTTTTTAAGCCTTCATCTTTTAATAAACTACCTTTAACTTTTGAAGTAATTACACTGTCTTTTACAACACGTTTAACAGCTTTCTGTTCTGATTGTGATTTGTAATTAGTATATTCTTGTTCATCAAGCGTACCGTCCTTATCTGTATCTGCAGCAGCAAAGTGTTTAGCGAAAAGTTTTTCTTCTTTTACTTCCGCTTTAGTTAATGTGCTGCTGTTATCTACATCTAATGCCTTGAATGAAGTGGTGTAGGCCGATTGCTTAGCATCGCTTAAGTCTTCTGCAGCAAAGGCTTGTGTGCTTAATGCGGCGCTTGCTAAGGCCATAGCTAGTAAAGTAGATTTAAAATGTGAATGGTTGTTCTGAGATTTATTTTTCATGGTGATTTCCTATAAGTAATGTAAAAGAACTACAATGCAGAGTAAGCGTATGGGCTAATCAGGTCTGTACGCTAGCCAACATAGTCACTACGTTGTTTTTTTAAACTTAGATTTAAAGTTGTCGGATTTAAAGTTTAAGGGTTGATGTAAAAACCACTAAAGCTACGAATCAAAGTTTAAACAAATGAATAATATTGATAAGGTAATGAGTACCTAATGTTGACGATATAGCGTAAATTTGAATAGAATCTAGATACAAATGGCACTGTGGGCTTTAAAACATGTAAATTGATGCACTTATGGTGATAAAACAATTGACAGTTAAATTAAATGCCAGCAAAGTAACGGTGCTTTTATACAAACACTTATCAAGGGAACTAAATATATGAATAAATCTGAATTGATTGATGCTATCGCAGCAAGTGCTGGTCTTACTAAAGCGGATGCAGGTCGTGCTATTGATGCAACGACAGCAGCTATCACAGCAGCACTTAAAAATGGTGATGCAGTTACGCTTGTTGGTTTTGGTACATTTAAAGTAACACAACGTGCTGCTCGTACTGGTCGCAACCCACGTACAGGTGCTGAGTTGAAAATCGCTGCACGTAAAGCGCCAGCTTTCACTGCAGGTAAAACATTAAAAGATTCAGTTAATTAATTCTGACTCTTGGTGAATGATAAAAGGGAGCTATATGCTCCCTTTTGTTTTATATTGACACCGTTCAAACACAGGCAATTCCTTTGCCAAACATCTCTTCTAATTACTGCAAGTCAGTAGCGTATTCACTGTGCTACTCTAATATCGAACTTTGATTAGTATGGAACTTAGGTTCATTCTCTTAATCATATTAATGAGTATTTTTAAAAAATCGTTAAATTTTTCATTTAAAGAAAGCGATTTGATTTGAAAAAAACAATTCCAACCATTGGTTTAGTCCTCACTCTTGCTTTCTTGACTTGGTTCTTTCTAATAAACAACCAGAATCAAAGTTCCACTAAGCAAGAAGTTACGCAACTGGAGCGTATGGGCGATGAGTGCGTCGGTATTTCAGAAAAAGCCGTGATTGGCATGACGCCAGTAGTTGAGTTTCAAAAGCTAGAGTTGCTGAGCCGAAAAGCGAACGTATTAAAGAACTGTATGGCAGACAGAGGCTTTCGTGAAGATCCTGCTTGGCGGAAATATGCGGAGCCGCTAGCTAAGGCCATTGCTTCAGAGCAAAAAATTTCTTTTTATGAGGCGATAGAAACCATGAGAAAAGCCGATATGCTGCTTTTCAAAAAGCAGCCTCAGCATCCATTGTATTGGCTTGCTAGCAAGAGTTAGGTTTTTACTTGGGGTTAATTGCAGAATCAATAATGAAAGACCAATAACTAAAGGATCAATGATGAGAAAGCTACTTCTACTTGCAGCAATAAGCGCAAATGTAACCATTGCCTACGCTCAACCTAATATAGGTGAAATTTTGGCGCTGAGCGATTCTTTGGTACAGGTTGCAGTAGAGCTCCCTAATGGCATCACCGGTAATGGCTCTGGGGTTGTGGTCAGTAAGGAGTACGTGGCGACCAATTGCCATGTTTTGGCTAACGCCAAAGGCGCTAACATTATTAAATACCATGATGCCTATCAACCAATCGGTTTGAAAGCTGACTGGAAGCATGATTTATGTTTACTGAAGTTTGATAACTTACCATTTAAGGTCGCGCCCATGCGTGATAGCAGTACTTTGAAGTACGAGGAAGAGATATTCAGCCTAGGTTATCCCATCGGCAATAACGTGCCGCAGCCTTCATATGGCAGCATTAAGGGCTCATACCCGTTAGACGATAGCGTGGTGATTCGCACCAGTGCTGCTTTTGCCATGGGCTCAAGTGGTGGTGCTTTGTTTGACCAACAATTTAATCTTATTGGCATCACCAGTTTTAAAAGCCCAGGTTCGCATGGTTTCTTCTATAACCTGCCTGTAGAGTGGATAAAAGCGTTGTTTGACTCGCCAGATATATTGTCATTGAACACGA is drawn from Methylotenera versatilis 301 and contains these coding sequences:
- a CDS encoding HU family DNA-binding protein, coding for MNKSELIDAIAASAGLTKADAGRAIDATTAAITAALKNGDAVTLVGFGTFKVTQRAARTGRNPRTGAELKIAARKAPAFTAGKTLKDSVN
- a CDS encoding S1 family peptidase, giving the protein MMRKLLLLAAISANVTIAYAQPNIGEILALSDSLVQVAVELPNGITGNGSGVVVSKEYVATNCHVLANAKGANIIKYHDAYQPIGLKADWKHDLCLLKFDNLPFKVAPMRDSSTLKYEEEIFSLGYPIGNNVPQPSYGSIKGSYPLDDSVVIRTSAAFAMGSSGGALFDQQFNLIGITSFKSPGSHGFFYNLPVEWIKALFDSPDILSLNTNDVPFWALPLEQRPYFMQVVIPYQNKEWVALKKIAQAWTMQEPKSSDAWYFLGLAEEGANQTVSAKEDLNKAQTLNTRHLDALVALSDIAYLQKDLTALETLKVKIDPLDQEQGELISQKINQLKNQ
- a CDS encoding DUF3943 domain-containing protein, with translation MKTKKLSSKLSSLPKLGSMKRVVISAITILYTASANSAFADEASMVDESKNNLEPKKELVVKREANKSYLIPAAEIVGFDFLLNQFNRRYSGISDYDSNLNTIRHNLSSSWKDDKDPFSINQLGHPYQGSMYHGFARSAGLNYWESLGYTLGGSAFWEIAGEKVPPSKNDMISTGFGGSFLGEALFRMSNLVLERGGSTPSVWREAGAAMISPSAGFNRFALGDRFDAVFASNDPAYYSRLQLGISNTVSGSPGTADEIKRNDGQLDFVLGYGLPGKPGYTYTRPFDYFVFQSTASTANVFENLMTRGLLFGTEYQAGDNYRGIWGLYGSYDYISPQTFRISSTALSLGTTGQLWLSESIALQSTIMGGLGYAAVGTNNGKTEEDYHYGVAPQGLVELRAIFGKKASLDFTGREYFVSDVDNEHQGGHDNIVRADVAFTYRIQEKHAVSIKYQWNQRDATFSNLDDRKQSTGTLGIYYTFLGHDGFGETDWR
- a CDS encoding entericidin A/B family lipoprotein, whose product is MFKKTFALMLTTVFLIGSIAALTGCNTVEGAGKDIEKGGKAIKDEASEHN
- a CDS encoding BON domain-containing protein: MKNKSQNNHSHFKSTLLAMALASAALSTQAFAAEDLSDAKQSAYTTSFKALDVDNSSTLTKAEVKEEKLFAKHFAAADTDKDGTLDEQEYTNYKSQSEQKAVKRVVKDSVITSKVKGSLLKDEGLKSLKVSVKTNHGVVLLSGFVETEDQIKQAGKIASEIEGVKSVENSLLLKKE